In the Clupea harengus chromosome 16, Ch_v2.0.2, whole genome shotgun sequence genome, one interval contains:
- the LOC105902584 gene encoding apoptosis facilitator Bcl-2-like protein 14 isoform X1 yields the protein MESPATDTALQKTQEPMDNEHAGQVNGVVPTVPKDSIERLILRAYAKRLKHPQRQASVATPTPSPTETNDNSQRNTVPKKKRKTDLRKNLTKLLPSCIRPQAKQREVLPVDDDGQQPACLDPFEAGKQEEETEAVEVADKLAQISGTVSFLPGEYESDNGDEDLVHELVKLLRESGDELNEKIKNNKAFQEQLQRAFTYSFFKTVMSGFLAKLNLTQSNPFTESPEKTKIAMTCDVVTRLSTMDTHPMSQAMGFGEKYLKDYFTPWVVQNGGWNQVFSLDEEEEEEEEVQ from the exons ATGGAATCTCCAGCCACGGACACCGCGCTCCAAAAAACTCA AGAACCAATGGATAATGAGCACGCGGGACAGGTAAATGGTGTAGTGCCGACCGTTCCCAAGGACAGCATCGAGCGTCTCATCCTCAGGGCCTACGCCAAAAGACTCAAGCATCCGCAGCGACAGGCCAGCGTCGCCACGCCAACGCCATCTCCCACTGAGACTAATGATAATTCTCAGAGGAACACAGTGccgaagaagaagaggaagactgATCTGAGGAAGAATCTGACTAAGCTCCTGCCAAGCTGCATCCGCCCACAGGCCAAACAGCGTGAGGTTTTGCCCGTGGATGATGATGGACAGCAGCCTGCATGCCTGGACCCATTTGAAG caggcaaacaggaagaggaaactGAAGCGGTTGAAGTGGCCGACAAACTGGCACAGATATCAGGCACTGTTTCCTTTCTTCCGGGAGAGTACGAGAGCGACAACGGAGACGAAG ACCTTGTTCACGAGCTTGTGAAGTTGCTTCGTGAATCTGGCGACGAGTTGAATGAAAAG ATCAAGAACAACAAAGCTTTTCAGGAACAGCTCCAGAGGGCCTTCACCTACAGCTTTTTTAAAACGGTGATGAGTGGTTTCCTTGCGAAGCTCAACCTGACCCAATCCAACCCCTTCACGGAGTCCCCTGAGAAGACCAAGATCGCCATGACCTGTGACGTGGTGACCCGCCTCAGTACCATGGACACCCATCCCATGAGCCAAGCCATGGGCTTTGGGGAAAAGTACCTGAAGGACTACTTCACGCCCTGGGTCGTACAGAATGGAGGCTGG
- the LOC105902584 gene encoding apoptosis facilitator Bcl-2-like protein 14 isoform X2: MESPATDTALQKTQEPMDNEHAGQVNGVVPTVPKDSIERLILRAYAKRLKHPQRQASVATPTPSPTETNDNSQRNTVPKKKRKTDLRKNLTKLLPSCIRPQAKQREVLPVDDDGQQPACLDPFEGKQEEETEAVEVADKLAQISGTVSFLPGEYESDNGDEDLVHELVKLLRESGDELNEKIKNNKAFQEQLQRAFTYSFFKTVMSGFLAKLNLTQSNPFTESPEKTKIAMTCDVVTRLSTMDTHPMSQAMGFGEKYLKDYFTPWVVQNGGWNQVFSLDEEEEEEEEVQ; the protein is encoded by the exons ATGGAATCTCCAGCCACGGACACCGCGCTCCAAAAAACTCA AGAACCAATGGATAATGAGCACGCGGGACAGGTAAATGGTGTAGTGCCGACCGTTCCCAAGGACAGCATCGAGCGTCTCATCCTCAGGGCCTACGCCAAAAGACTCAAGCATCCGCAGCGACAGGCCAGCGTCGCCACGCCAACGCCATCTCCCACTGAGACTAATGATAATTCTCAGAGGAACACAGTGccgaagaagaagaggaagactgATCTGAGGAAGAATCTGACTAAGCTCCTGCCAAGCTGCATCCGCCCACAGGCCAAACAGCGTGAGGTTTTGCCCGTGGATGATGATGGACAGCAGCCTGCATGCCTGGACCCATTTGAAG gcaaacaggaagaggaaactGAAGCGGTTGAAGTGGCCGACAAACTGGCACAGATATCAGGCACTGTTTCCTTTCTTCCGGGAGAGTACGAGAGCGACAACGGAGACGAAG ACCTTGTTCACGAGCTTGTGAAGTTGCTTCGTGAATCTGGCGACGAGTTGAATGAAAAG ATCAAGAACAACAAAGCTTTTCAGGAACAGCTCCAGAGGGCCTTCACCTACAGCTTTTTTAAAACGGTGATGAGTGGTTTCCTTGCGAAGCTCAACCTGACCCAATCCAACCCCTTCACGGAGTCCCCTGAGAAGACCAAGATCGCCATGACCTGTGACGTGGTGACCCGCCTCAGTACCATGGACACCCATCCCATGAGCCAAGCCATGGGCTTTGGGGAAAAGTACCTGAAGGACTACTTCACGCCCTGGGTCGTACAGAATGGAGGCTGG